The following proteins are encoded in a genomic region of Deltaproteobacteria bacterium:
- a CDS encoding ABC transporter ATP-binding protein — protein sequence MNSSLEIQNLEVFYGEFKALTSISLKVEKGQIVSILGANGAGKSTLLKTMAGLLKGREGSIHFNGIQIDHLETHHILELGLALVPEGRKIFSNLTVQENLLMGSFPRRARKARKITLDKIFTLFPRLKERSAQMGTDLSGGEQQMLAIGRALMSQPRLILFDEISLGLSPIVVKVLFRTVQEINREGMTVVMVEQDIKRSLKVANYAYILQEGKIALEGVPAELSEEDVKRAYFGLKA from the coding sequence ATGAATTCCTCCCTTGAAATTCAGAATCTGGAGGTCTTCTATGGGGAATTTAAAGCCCTGACCTCTATTTCCCTGAAGGTTGAAAAAGGCCAAATCGTCTCCATTTTAGGGGCCAACGGGGCGGGCAAATCCACTTTGCTAAAAACCATGGCCGGTCTCCTAAAAGGCAGAGAGGGGAGTATCCATTTTAATGGAATCCAGATAGATCATTTGGAAACCCATCACATTTTGGAATTGGGACTGGCCCTGGTACCGGAAGGCCGTAAGATATTTTCAAATTTGACGGTTCAGGAAAATTTGCTCATGGGTTCTTTCCCCCGCCGGGCACGGAAGGCTCGAAAGATAACCCTGGATAAGATTTTTACCCTTTTTCCGAGATTAAAAGAACGAAGTGCCCAGATGGGAACCGATCTGAGCGGCGGAGAACAACAGATGCTGGCCATCGGCCGGGCCTTGATGTCCCAACCCCGGTTAATCCTTTTTGATGAGATCTCATTAGGATTAAGTCCGATTGTGGTTAAAGTCCTTTTCAGGACTGTGCAAGAGATCAACCGAGAGGGGATGACCGTTGTTATGGTGGAGCAGGATATTAAAAGAAGCCTCAAGGTGGCCAACTATGCTTATATCCTTCAGGAGGGAAAGATTGCCCTGGAGGGCGTTCCTGCGGAATTGTCGGAGGAAGATGTGAAGAGGGCCTATTTCGGCCTTAAAGCCTGA
- a CDS encoding ABC transporter ATP-binding protein — protein MEDNRLLVVENLRKAFGKLMPIFNLSFEVNSGEILGIIGPNGAGKTTLFNLISGQIKPDKGTIFFNRENVTFTPAYKKCRLGIARTYQIPRPFLTMSILENLLVGAVYGARRNCSQSKKTCEDILEMTGLIVKKNSIAGSLPLLDRKRLELARALASEPSLILVDEIAGGLGEAEVEEVLGIIHSLRKKGMTVIWVEHIMMAMQKGPDRLLVLNFGEKLFCGTPQEAFQSKKVQDIYLGAEEL, from the coding sequence ATGGAAGATAATCGCCTGCTTGTTGTGGAGAACCTGCGTAAAGCCTTCGGTAAACTGATGCCTATTTTTAATCTCAGTTTTGAGGTTAACTCCGGCGAGATCCTGGGCATCATCGGCCCTAACGGGGCCGGAAAAACGACCCTCTTTAATCTTATTTCCGGCCAAATCAAACCCGACAAGGGAACCATCTTCTTTAACAGGGAAAATGTGACCTTTACCCCCGCTTACAAGAAATGTCGTCTGGGCATTGCCCGTACTTATCAAATCCCCCGCCCTTTCCTCACTATGAGTATCTTGGAAAATTTATTGGTTGGGGCAGTATATGGGGCCCGAAGGAACTGTTCCCAATCCAAAAAGACTTGTGAAGATATTCTGGAGATGACCGGTCTTATAGTTAAAAAAAATAGTATTGCCGGCTCCTTGCCCCTCCTGGACCGCAAACGTCTTGAATTGGCCAGGGCCTTGGCCAGTGAGCCTTCTTTAATTTTAGTGGATGAGATTGCCGGGGGGCTGGGCGAAGCGGAAGTGGAAGAAGTCTTGGGGATCATCCATTCCTTGCGTAAGAAAGGCATGACCGTCATCTGGGTCGAACACATTATGATGGCCATGCAAAAAGGTCCGGATCGTCTGCTGGTCCTGAATTTCGGAGAAAAATTATTCTGTGGAACCCCTCAGGAGGCTTTCCAATCCAAGAAGGTTCAGGATATTTATTTAGGGGCCGAAGAGTTATGA
- a CDS encoding ABC transporter substrate-binding protein produces MSHKEILGKGVSRRDFLKTVGAAGLVVAGGSLAPLTARAESRDHILIGHPTPATGPIAAFGETSAWADKKLVEEINKGGGIFIKELNKKLPIKVKPMDTESNPTKAAEVASKLILQDKVDLMVVLHTPDTVNPVGAICERYQVPCISSVAPIEPWLTGGPYKWTFHYFWSLDQIINVYTGMWNENAGRTNKVVGGLWPNDPDGTVWAQEFSKKLQSMGHKVIDVGRFPYGMQDFSSFISTWKKEKVDILTGVPIPPDWATAWRQCHQQGFIPKMATIGKACLFPAAMEAIGGNLPQGLTTEVWWTPWHPFKSSLSGKTCKALADEWTKDTKRQATQPLGFDYAAFEIAADALKRAGSLDKTKIREALAQTKLDTVVGPIKFNDKNYSSTPLVGGQWVKGTKWPWELQIVYNKEYKKIPTTGKLLFPIPK; encoded by the coding sequence ATGAGCCACAAAGAAATATTGGGGAAAGGGGTTTCACGGAGGGACTTTTTAAAAACAGTAGGCGCTGCCGGTCTGGTGGTTGCCGGGGGTTCCTTGGCGCCATTAACCGCCCGGGCCGAGTCCAGGGACCACATTTTAATCGGCCACCCGACTCCGGCCACCGGTCCTATTGCCGCCTTTGGGGAAACATCGGCCTGGGCCGACAAGAAACTCGTAGAGGAAATCAACAAGGGTGGGGGCATTTTTATTAAAGAGCTGAATAAAAAACTCCCGATTAAAGTCAAACCCATGGATACCGAAAGCAACCCAACCAAAGCGGCCGAGGTGGCTTCCAAATTGATTCTTCAGGACAAAGTTGATTTGATGGTCGTCCTGCACACCCCGGATACGGTCAACCCCGTGGGGGCCATCTGTGAAAGATACCAGGTTCCTTGTATTTCTTCCGTGGCCCCTATCGAACCCTGGTTGACCGGAGGACCTTATAAATGGACCTTCCATTATTTTTGGTCTCTGGACCAAATTATCAACGTCTATACCGGGATGTGGAATGAAAATGCCGGGAGAACCAACAAGGTGGTGGGCGGTCTCTGGCCCAATGATCCCGACGGGACCGTTTGGGCCCAGGAGTTTTCCAAAAAGCTCCAGAGTATGGGTCACAAAGTCATCGATGTGGGCCGCTTTCCTTATGGCATGCAGGATTTCAGCAGCTTTATCAGCACCTGGAAAAAGGAGAAAGTGGATATCCTGACCGGAGTACCCATTCCGCCTGATTGGGCCACGGCCTGGAGACAATGCCATCAACAGGGATTTATACCCAAGATGGCCACCATTGGAAAGGCCTGCCTTTTCCCGGCGGCCATGGAAGCTATCGGCGGAAACCTCCCCCAGGGATTGACTACGGAAGTTTGGTGGACCCCCTGGCATCCCTTCAAATCCTCTTTGTCCGGAAAAACCTGTAAAGCCCTGGCTGACGAATGGACCAAAGATACCAAGAGACAGGCCACCCAGCCCCTGGGATTCGACTATGCCGCCTTTGAAATAGCAGCCGATGCTTTGAAAAGGGCCGGTTCTCTGGATAAAACCAAAATCCGGGAAGCCCTGGCCCAAACCAAACTGGATACGGTGGTCGGACCTATCAAGTTTAATGATAAAAATTATTCATCTACGCCTTTAGTGGGCGGTCAATGGGTCAAGGGAACCAAGTGGCCCTGGGAACTTCAAATCGTTTACAACAAGGAATATAAAAAGATCCCGACCACCGGCAAGCTACTCTTCCCGATCCCCAAATAA
- a CDS encoding acyl-CoA dehydrogenase family protein, translating into MDFSLSDQILKYKQEAREWVEKVLDPLSGPLEEEERIPEELVEALRKGRFFGLTIPMEYGGQGWTAVEWFTVLEELSKAYATVRLIAHTMNGLFWRPLLYFGTEEQKKNYLPKLATGEIWAANSLTEPEAGTGKDINSKAVRDGDHYLLNGHKWLITLFPDYTKLIYAFAATDEGVTSFLVDVPTEGVILKPMPKMMGCIGPRHFNGGYENCRVPASQVLGEKGKGLDVAFGMLHLSRVSIAFCCVGLAQRMLDLAVDYAKKRTTFGKRIAQRQAIQNNIAQMGTEIQAARLLAYEAAWKFDAGQDIVKEAAMAKLFAEQVAIRVSEMALRIHGGIGYTKAYPMERHFRDVRSFHFEEGTEEIQKLLISRFLLK; encoded by the coding sequence ATGGATTTCAGCCTTTCAGATCAAATCTTAAAATATAAGCAAGAGGCCAGAGAATGGGTGGAAAAGGTTTTGGATCCCTTGTCGGGACCTTTAGAAGAAGAGGAACGGATCCCTGAAGAATTAGTCGAAGCCTTAAGAAAGGGACGGTTTTTCGGTCTGACCATCCCCATGGAATATGGAGGCCAGGGATGGACGGCCGTGGAATGGTTCACTGTTTTGGAAGAGCTCTCCAAAGCCTATGCCACCGTCCGCTTGATCGCCCATACCATGAACGGGCTTTTTTGGCGCCCCCTGCTCTATTTCGGCACGGAGGAGCAAAAGAAGAACTATCTGCCCAAATTGGCGACCGGTGAAATTTGGGCCGCCAACAGCCTGACCGAACCCGAAGCCGGAACCGGAAAGGATATCAATTCCAAAGCGGTCCGGGATGGGGATCATTACCTTTTAAATGGCCACAAATGGCTCATCACCCTTTTCCCGGATTATACCAAATTGATTTACGCCTTTGCGGCCACGGACGAAGGCGTTACCTCGTTTTTGGTGGATGTTCCCACGGAAGGAGTGATCCTTAAACCCATGCCCAAGATGATGGGATGCATTGGACCACGCCATTTTAACGGGGGGTACGAAAATTGCCGTGTGCCCGCCTCCCAGGTCCTCGGGGAGAAAGGGAAAGGCCTGGACGTAGCCTTTGGGATGCTTCATTTAAGCCGGGTGTCGATTGCCTTTTGCTGTGTTGGCCTGGCCCAACGGATGCTTGATCTGGCGGTTGATTACGCCAAAAAGAGAACTACCTTCGGCAAACGGATTGCCCAGCGCCAGGCCATTCAGAATAACATTGCCCAGATGGGAACCGAAATTCAGGCCGCCCGCCTGTTAGCCTACGAAGCGGCCTGGAAATTTGATGCCGGTCAGGATATCGTTAAAGAGGCGGCCATGGCCAAATTGTTTGCCGAGCAGGTGGCCATTCGCGTTTCTGAAATGGCTCTGCGTATCCATGGGGGGATCGGCTACACCAAGGCCTATCCCATGGAAAGGCACTTCCGGGACGTCCGCTCTTTTCATTTTGAAGAGGGGACTGAAGAGATTCAGAAGCTTTTAATTTCTCGATTTTTGCTTAAATAA
- a CDS encoding SDR family oxidoreductase: protein MKLKGKTAIVTGGARGIGRAIALRLAREGSHIGLLDIQKEAAQKTAEELTGLGVGALALDCDVTDYERVKEAVAKIHQQFGSIDILINNAGMDVSRFFVDTDQTLWDKMINVNYRSFLMTTHVCLPYMIQQNSGNIVSLGSDAGRIGNSGEVIYCGTKAAIMASSKALARELARYNIRVNCVSPGPVQTDLLTGLHEGEKGKKIMEAVAKMIPLKRLGEPEDVADVVAFFVSDDARYLTGQVLSVDGGLTMIG from the coding sequence ATGAAGTTAAAAGGAAAAACAGCCATCGTTACCGGTGGCGCCAGGGGCATAGGGCGCGCTATCGCCTTACGTCTGGCCCGGGAAGGATCCCATATCGGTTTATTGGATATTCAAAAAGAGGCGGCCCAGAAGACAGCCGAGGAGCTGACGGGCTTAGGGGTCGGTGCTTTGGCCCTGGATTGCGATGTAACCGACTATGAGAGGGTCAAAGAAGCGGTAGCCAAGATTCATCAGCAATTCGGGTCCATCGATATCCTTATCAATAACGCCGGCATGGATGTCTCCAGGTTTTTTGTGGATACGGACCAGACCCTCTGGGATAAAATGATTAATGTCAATTACCGGAGCTTCTTAATGACTACCCATGTTTGTCTGCCTTATATGATTCAACAAAATAGCGGCAATATCGTCAGTCTCGGCTCAGATGCCGGAAGGATAGGAAACTCCGGGGAGGTCATTTATTGTGGTACCAAGGCGGCGATTATGGCCAGTTCCAAGGCCCTGGCCAGGGAGTTGGCCCGATATAACATACGAGTTAATTGCGTCAGCCCCGGCCCAGTCCAGACGGACCTTTTAACGGGGTTGCATGAAGGGGAAAAAGGAAAGAAAATCATGGAGGCCGTGGCCAAAATGATCCCTTTGAAACGCCTCGGAGAACCGGAAGATGTGGCCGATGTGGTGGCCTTTTTTGTAAGCGATGACGCCAGATACTTAACAGGACAGGTACTGAGTGTCGATGGTGGTTTGACCATGATCGGGTAA
- a CDS encoding AMP-binding protein, protein MNLDGFTPYDSKAAEGYEKKRWWLGLTLGDMLDKASDLYPAKEALVGQGKRYTYKELRSQADTLACSLLRLGFNPGDRVLLQLPNWPEFVISYFALQKAGLIMVLLTINHTAREVSHLAELTQPRGWIVPDHYRKSEFFPLIEQVQSQNRCLQQIILVSPARPVKKDGKLWFDDLVTRQVSSSEIERTLEGARPDPGNVCQILPSGGTTGLPKGAPRTHNDYICNVEYTSRAWDVNVTDTCLVTSTVGHNLALLVCVTGPLFHGATVVLMDSTHPQDFCRLVQEEKVTCTGLVPTLISRIVNYEGLENYDLSSLKKIYVGAANSPPELVRSVESKMGARYINAFGMVEGPCSQSRPDDPIEIRFNTIGRPVCPYDLFITLDPDGNQTPPGVEGELAAKGPGVFTGYFKNPQANQKAFSLDGFFRTGDLAVIDGQGIIRITGRIKDIIIRGGENIAARDVEDLVSSYPGVEYVAVIGMPDPDLGEQVCAFIKPLAGSEITLEEIRRYLEKMGAPKAHLPARVELVSLIPLTAAGKADKKVLKQRIEDIVRNALNPTLKE, encoded by the coding sequence ATGAATCTGGATGGTTTTACCCCTTATGATTCAAAAGCAGCCGAAGGGTATGAAAAAAAGCGCTGGTGGTTGGGCCTAACCCTGGGAGATATGCTCGACAAGGCCAGCGATCTTTATCCGGCCAAAGAGGCCCTGGTTGGACAGGGAAAAAGATATACCTACAAGGAACTCCGGTCCCAGGCCGACACCTTGGCTTGCAGCTTGCTTCGATTGGGATTTAACCCAGGGGACCGGGTCCTTCTCCAACTGCCTAACTGGCCTGAATTCGTTATTTCCTATTTCGCCCTGCAAAAAGCCGGACTGATTATGGTCTTGCTGACCATAAACCACACCGCCAGGGAAGTCTCTCATCTGGCCGAACTCACCCAGCCCAGGGGATGGATCGTACCCGATCACTATCGCAAATCAGAATTCTTCCCACTCATTGAGCAGGTTCAAAGTCAAAACCGGTGTTTGCAGCAAATTATTTTAGTGAGTCCCGCCAGGCCGGTAAAAAAGGATGGAAAACTCTGGTTTGATGACCTGGTAACCAGACAGGTATCTTCCTCGGAAATAGAACGCACCCTGGAGGGTGCCCGGCCCGATCCGGGAAATGTTTGCCAGATCTTGCCCTCGGGAGGAACTACCGGTCTTCCCAAGGGTGCCCCACGGACCCATAACGATTATATTTGTAACGTGGAATACACCTCCCGGGCTTGGGATGTCAACGTCACCGATACCTGCCTGGTCACCTCGACCGTTGGACATAACCTGGCCCTGCTGGTCTGTGTAACCGGTCCGCTCTTTCACGGGGCGACAGTGGTCCTGATGGATTCGACCCATCCCCAGGATTTTTGCCGATTGGTCCAGGAAGAAAAGGTGACCTGTACCGGGTTGGTGCCTACCCTGATCAGCCGCATTGTTAATTATGAAGGGCTTGAGAATTATGACTTAAGTTCCCTAAAAAAAATTTATGTCGGGGCGGCTAATAGCCCGCCCGAATTGGTCCGAAGCGTAGAAAGCAAAATGGGTGCCCGGTATATCAATGCCTTTGGAATGGTGGAAGGTCCCTGTTCTCAATCACGTCCTGATGATCCCATAGAAATCCGCTTCAATACGATCGGACGGCCCGTCTGCCCTTATGACCTGTTTATTACCCTGGATCCCGATGGAAATCAGACTCCTCCTGGTGTGGAAGGTGAATTAGCGGCTAAAGGCCCTGGGGTATTTACCGGATACTTCAAAAATCCCCAGGCTAACCAGAAGGCCTTTTCCTTAGACGGGTTTTTCCGAACCGGCGACCTGGCGGTCATTGACGGTCAAGGGATTATCCGGATCACCGGCCGGATAAAAGACATCATCATTCGCGGTGGCGAAAATATTGCCGCCAGGGATGTGGAGGATCTGGTCTCATCTTATCCCGGTGTCGAATACGTCGCAGTGATCGGCATGCCTGATCCGGATCTTGGAGAACAGGTATGTGCCTTTATCAAACCCCTTGCCGGATCAGAAATCACCCTGGAAGAAATCCGTCGTTATCTGGAAAAGATGGGAGCCCCTAAAGCCCATTTGCCGGCCAGGGTAGAGTTGGTATCACTCATTCCCCTGACCGCCGCCGGAAAAGCGGATAAAAAGGTCTTGAAGCAACGCATCGAGGATATAGTAAGAAATGCATTAAATCCCACGCTGAAGGAGTGA
- a CDS encoding NADH:flavin oxidoreductase, which produces MELFEPYYLNNKLKLSNRIMMPPVVTRLATEEGKVTEELINRYLLYARGGAGIVVTEAVSVKKQKSGQLLRLSDDEFISGLKELTNQVHQETEAKIAPQIIHFLKISRSGYRQKVEDLPLEEVQEIPRLFAQAAYRARQAGFDAVELHFAHAYTMSSFLSRHNHRKDDYGGKLENRMRLAIEVVQAVRQAIGDDFVLGARINGDEFTLGGNTLSHSRPIALRLAELGLDYISISAGGKFEDAISKEGESLDPYTGYSGNRSMPPLWMPEKVNVYLAADIKKTLNQAGFYPTIITAGRIPTAQIAQKIIENSEADMVAIARPILCDPFWPKKSQEGREKDIVKCVYCNKCREAEGAYEEVTCVQWKKKDGSLQIPKP; this is translated from the coding sequence ATGGAGCTTTTCGAGCCTTATTACTTGAATAATAAGCTTAAACTGTCCAATCGAATCATGATGCCGCCGGTGGTCACCCGGTTGGCCACCGAAGAGGGAAAGGTCACGGAAGAATTAATCAATAGATACCTGCTCTATGCCCGGGGGGGTGCGGGTATTGTTGTCACCGAAGCCGTCTCCGTTAAAAAACAAAAAAGCGGCCAGTTATTACGCTTAAGTGACGATGAATTTATATCAGGACTGAAGGAATTGACCAACCAGGTTCATCAGGAAACCGAGGCCAAGATCGCCCCCCAGATTATTCACTTCCTGAAAATCTCGCGAAGCGGATATCGTCAAAAGGTGGAAGACTTGCCCCTCGAGGAGGTTCAGGAAATCCCCCGGCTGTTCGCCCAGGCCGCTTACCGGGCCCGCCAGGCCGGATTTGATGCTGTTGAGCTCCACTTTGCCCATGCCTACACCATGTCTTCTTTCCTGTCGCGCCATAACCACCGGAAGGACGATTACGGGGGAAAACTGGAAAACCGGATGCGTCTGGCCATAGAAGTTGTCCAGGCCGTGCGTCAGGCTATTGGTGATGATTTTGTCCTTGGCGCCCGGATAAACGGGGATGAATTCACCCTGGGTGGAAACACCCTCAGCCATTCACGCCCTATTGCCTTACGCCTGGCTGAGCTCGGTCTTGACTATATCAGTATCTCGGCCGGGGGAAAGTTTGAAGATGCCATCTCCAAAGAAGGGGAGTCGTTGGATCCCTATACCGGTTACAGTGGAAATCGATCTATGCCCCCGCTTTGGATGCCCGAAAAAGTCAATGTCTATTTAGCCGCTGACATCAAGAAAACCTTAAATCAGGCCGGTTTTTATCCCACGATTATTACCGCGGGAAGGATTCCAACGGCCCAAATTGCCCAGAAGATCATTGAAAATTCCGAGGCGGACATGGTGGCCATAGCCCGTCCCATCCTCTGTGATCCTTTTTGGCCCAAAAAGTCCCAGGAAGGACGGGAAAAGGATATCGTCAAGTGCGTTTACTGCAACAAGTGCCGGGAGGCCGAAGGGGCCTACGAGGAAGTTACTTGCGTTCAGTGGAAAAAGAAAGACGGGAGCCTCCAAATACCAAAACCGTAA
- a CDS encoding HAD hydrolase-like protein yields the protein MEVKWCGFDYGQCIMEPGGLRNPHVFGDIYKGLGKPELIPDKIQKYRILKEKYGDYGRIKEGHRDEIYSFVLDNDPQALELFSQKEQEYLQVGGGLEEALSYLQAQGIELQVVSEMKKTLGPVGTDMVSRFLKKRGLVKYFKELITPQGKFNLENDTTDLKYKGHTKKDGRIYDVLARELRERGIEPQEAVMIGDKPETDINPAHDRGFKTIQYIGFIDLGESKADLVIQSFLELKTILKKKE from the coding sequence ATGGAAGTGAAATGGTGCGGATTTGATTATGGCCAGTGTATCATGGAGCCGGGAGGGTTAAGGAATCCCCATGTCTTTGGCGATATTTACAAGGGGCTGGGCAAGCCGGAATTAATCCCCGACAAAATCCAAAAATATAGAATCCTCAAGGAGAAATACGGAGATTACGGCCGAATTAAAGAAGGGCATCGGGATGAAATCTATAGTTTCGTTCTGGATAATGATCCTCAAGCCCTCGAACTTTTCAGCCAGAAAGAACAAGAGTACTTGCAGGTTGGAGGGGGCTTGGAAGAGGCCCTTTCTTACCTGCAGGCCCAGGGGATAGAGCTTCAGGTGGTCTCTGAAATGAAAAAGACCCTCGGTCCCGTAGGAACGGATATGGTTTCCCGTTTTTTAAAAAAAAGGGGACTGGTTAAATACTTTAAAGAATTGATTACCCCCCAGGGTAAATTCAATCTGGAAAACGATACCACTGATTTGAAATATAAAGGCCATACTAAAAAAGACGGCAGGATTTATGATGTCCTGGCCCGGGAATTAAGGGAGCGGGGGATCGAACCCCAGGAGGCCGTTATGATCGGGGACAAACCGGAAACCGATATTAATCCGGCTCATGATCGGGGTTTTAAGACCATTCAATATATCGGTTTTATCGATTTAGGGGAGTCCAAAGCCGATCTGGTCATCCAATCCTTTTTAGAACTCAAAACAATCCTCAAAAAGAAGGAATAA